In Microbacterium sp. AB, a single genomic region encodes these proteins:
- a CDS encoding amidohydrolase — MPRAVALKARVAGHVDDGLAALLGISRRLHAHPETAWREHASAALLAGELEARGFAVERGAAGLPTAFVAEAGTGPVAVGLVAEYDALPGLGHACGHNVIAAAAVGAAGALAAVAGELGIRVRVIGSPAEEGGGGKIPLLDEGRFDDLALAMMVHPGPADAVYARPRAVAHVDVSYRGVTSHAGAYPHLGRNAADAFAVAQVAIGLLRQQLPPSVRVHGIVTEAGTAPNAIPDVAKGSWYVRADTLGELAGVFERVRACFEAGALATGCEGELIETSPRYAEFRNDEQLAGLFAANAAALGRDMDLAEDGPRGMATASTDMGNVSQRVRAIHPYLGIDSTPAVNHQPAFADAAAGPAADRAVRDGAVLLAQTAIDAVLTRPSTQED; from the coding sequence ATGCCGCGGGCGGTCGCGTTGAAGGCCCGCGTCGCGGGGCACGTCGACGACGGGCTCGCGGCGCTGCTCGGCATCAGCCGCCGGCTGCACGCCCACCCCGAGACGGCGTGGCGGGAGCATGCGTCGGCGGCCCTGCTCGCGGGGGAGCTGGAGGCCCGCGGCTTCGCCGTCGAGCGCGGCGCCGCCGGCCTGCCGACGGCCTTCGTCGCCGAGGCGGGGACGGGTCCCGTCGCGGTCGGCCTCGTCGCCGAGTACGACGCGCTCCCGGGGCTCGGGCACGCCTGCGGGCACAACGTCATCGCCGCGGCCGCCGTCGGAGCCGCCGGCGCCCTCGCCGCGGTGGCGGGCGAGCTGGGCATCCGCGTGCGGGTGATCGGCAGCCCCGCCGAGGAGGGCGGCGGAGGCAAGATCCCGCTGCTCGACGAGGGACGCTTCGACGATCTCGCGCTCGCGATGATGGTCCACCCGGGCCCCGCCGACGCCGTCTACGCCCGGCCGCGCGCCGTCGCCCACGTCGACGTGTCCTATCGCGGCGTCACGTCCCACGCGGGCGCCTACCCCCACCTCGGCCGGAACGCGGCCGACGCCTTCGCCGTGGCCCAGGTCGCCATCGGCCTGCTCCGGCAGCAGCTGCCGCCCTCCGTGCGCGTGCACGGGATCGTCACGGAGGCCGGCACCGCGCCCAACGCCATCCCGGACGTCGCGAAGGGCTCCTGGTACGTCCGCGCCGACACGCTCGGGGAGCTGGCCGGCGTCTTCGAGCGGGTGCGGGCGTGCTTCGAGGCGGGAGCCCTCGCCACCGGCTGCGAGGGGGAGCTCATCGAGACCAGCCCCCGGTACGCGGAGTTCCGCAACGACGAGCAGCTGGCCGGGCTCTTCGCCGCCAACGCCGCCGCTCTCGGCCGCGACATGGACCTCGCGGAGGACGGGCCGCGGGGCATGGCGACCGCCTCCACCGACATGGGCAACGTCTCGCAGCGGGTACGGGCCATCCACCCGTACCTGGGGATCGACTCGACGCCCGCCGTCAACCACCAGCCCGCCTTCGCCGACGCGGCCGCCGGCCCCGCCGCCGACCGTGCCGTACGGGACGGCGCGGTGCTGCTGGCGCAGACGGCGATCGACGCCGTGCTCACCCGACCATCCACGCAGGAGGACTGA
- a CDS encoding aldehyde dehydrogenase has product MPTRAEWEQLARTVQPRRRAFIDGAFADAADGDEFETVNPATGTVLARVARGRSADVDRAVAAARRAFDAGAWSRAAPAHRKAVLLALAEAVRAHADELAVLDTLDGGKLIADTSAVDVPGSAAILQWYAESVDKQYGEVAPTAPADLAIVTREPVGVVGAVVPWNYPLEMAIWKLAPALAAGNSVVLKPAEESPLSALRLAELAAEAGLPDGVLNVVPGYGEEAGQALGRHPDVDVIAFTGSTSVGKLFLRYAGESNMKQVWLECGGKSANLVFADAGDLDLVADRAVTGIFGCAGQVCSANSRLLVEESIADDLLERIAVRAAALRVGDPLDPGSTMGPLISRRQLDRVLGRIESGRSEATLAFGGGRVHEDSGGFYVEPTAFRDVPSEAAISREEVFGPVLAVSTFRAEEEAIGRANASEYGLAASVFTDSIHRARRVARALHAGTVSVNTVDALDVTTPFGGVKQSGFGRDLSLHALDKFTSLKTTWFADPTAAPQEG; this is encoded by the coding sequence ATGCCCACCCGAGCCGAATGGGAGCAGCTCGCCCGCACCGTCCAGCCGCGCCGACGGGCGTTCATCGACGGCGCCTTCGCCGACGCCGCGGACGGCGACGAGTTCGAGACCGTCAACCCCGCCACGGGAACCGTCCTCGCGCGCGTCGCACGAGGCCGGTCGGCCGACGTCGACAGGGCCGTGGCGGCGGCGCGCCGCGCCTTCGACGCCGGAGCCTGGTCGCGGGCGGCGCCCGCGCACCGCAAGGCCGTCCTGCTGGCGCTCGCCGAGGCCGTCCGGGCGCACGCCGACGAGCTCGCCGTGCTCGACACGCTCGACGGCGGCAAGCTCATCGCCGACACCTCCGCCGTGGACGTCCCCGGCTCCGCGGCCATCCTGCAGTGGTACGCGGAGTCGGTCGACAAGCAGTACGGGGAGGTCGCCCCGACCGCCCCCGCCGACCTGGCCATCGTCACCCGCGAGCCCGTGGGGGTCGTCGGCGCCGTCGTGCCGTGGAACTACCCGCTCGAGATGGCGATCTGGAAGCTCGCCCCCGCGCTCGCCGCCGGCAACAGCGTCGTCCTCAAGCCCGCCGAGGAGTCGCCGCTCTCGGCGCTGCGCCTGGCCGAGCTGGCGGCGGAGGCGGGCCTGCCCGACGGCGTGCTGAACGTCGTGCCCGGATACGGCGAGGAGGCCGGTCAGGCCCTCGGCCGTCATCCCGACGTCGACGTGATCGCGTTCACGGGATCGACCTCCGTCGGCAAGCTGTTCCTGCGCTACGCGGGCGAGTCGAACATGAAGCAGGTCTGGCTGGAGTGCGGCGGCAAGAGCGCCAACCTCGTGTTCGCCGACGCCGGCGACCTGGACCTCGTGGCGGACAGGGCCGTGACGGGCATCTTCGGATGCGCGGGGCAGGTGTGCTCGGCCAACTCGCGGCTGCTCGTCGAGGAGTCGATCGCCGACGACCTGCTGGAGCGCATCGCGGTGCGCGCCGCGGCGCTGCGGGTCGGCGACCCGCTCGACCCCGGATCCACGATGGGGCCGCTCATCAGCCGCCGCCAGCTCGATCGCGTCCTCGGCCGCATCGAGTCCGGCCGCTCCGAGGCGACCCTCGCGTTCGGCGGCGGCCGCGTCCATGAGGACAGCGGCGGGTTCTACGTCGAGCCCACGGCCTTCCGCGACGTGCCGTCCGAGGCCGCGATCTCTCGCGAGGAGGTGTTCGGGCCGGTGCTGGCGGTCTCGACCTTCCGCGCCGAGGAGGAGGCGATCGGCCGCGCCAACGCGAGCGAGTACGGGCTGGCGGCGTCCGTGTTCACCGACAGCATCCATCGCGCCCGGCGCGTGGCCCGTGCCCTGCACGCGGGCACCGTCTCGGTCAACACCGTCGACGCGCTCGACGTCACGACCCCCTTCGGCGGCGTGAAGCAGTCCGGGTTCGGACGCGACCTCTCGTTGCACGCGCTCGACAAGTTCACGTCGCTGAAGACCACGTGGTTCGCAGACCCGACGGCCGCCCCTCAGGAAGGATGA
- a CDS encoding GMC family oxidoreductase: MAYDTPDIVDYLVLGGGTAGCIVAARLSEDPDASVGLVEAGPTDADEPRANSIRRWAEMLEGEYDLDYRSVPNERGNSSIRQARMRIMGGCSTANTMIAWRPLRGDMDQWVALGADGWDYDTVSSCYDRILAPVTPIPPEDRNPYLQDVIDSATAALGVPVRETWNDAEVRNGAGYFEIGYDPLTNQRSSASYAYIRSGADRRPNLHITLGGLVERLIVEDGRAVGAAVRTAEGVRQLRARREVVVSCGAIDSPALLMRSGIGPRAVLAAAGVDALVDLPGVGENLQDHAEGLLVWEARSERSAISATGWDAGYVVTVDDDASVPDVSTHIPLETWGVHAEREGTALPANTVSLVPNVAKPRSRGRVWITSPSADDAPSIDYRSFTDPDGRDERMLVAGARLARRVAQREPFASHLVREVFPGPEAQSDEELSAALRATHQTVYHVSCTCRMGADDDPAAVLDARLRVRGVDGLRVVDASSFPTLSALNPVGLIMSVAERAVDLIREDAAEAAR, translated from the coding sequence ATGGCCTACGACACCCCCGACATCGTCGACTACCTCGTGCTCGGCGGCGGCACCGCCGGCTGCATCGTCGCGGCGCGCCTGAGCGAGGACCCCGACGCGAGCGTCGGCCTCGTGGAGGCCGGGCCCACCGACGCCGACGAGCCCCGCGCGAACTCCATCCGCCGCTGGGCCGAGATGCTGGAGGGGGAGTACGACCTCGACTACCGCAGCGTCCCCAACGAGCGCGGCAACTCCTCCATCCGCCAGGCACGCATGCGCATCATGGGCGGCTGCTCCACGGCGAACACGATGATCGCGTGGCGTCCCCTCCGCGGGGACATGGACCAATGGGTCGCGCTCGGGGCCGACGGCTGGGACTACGACACCGTGAGCTCCTGCTACGACCGCATCCTGGCGCCCGTCACGCCGATCCCGCCCGAGGACCGCAACCCCTACCTGCAGGACGTCATCGACTCCGCGACAGCGGCGCTGGGCGTGCCGGTGCGCGAGACGTGGAACGACGCCGAGGTCCGCAACGGCGCCGGGTACTTCGAGATCGGCTACGACCCCCTGACCAACCAGCGCTCGTCGGCGTCGTACGCGTACATCCGCAGCGGCGCCGATCGGCGCCCGAACCTCCACATCACCCTCGGCGGGCTCGTGGAGCGGCTGATCGTGGAGGACGGCCGAGCGGTCGGCGCGGCGGTGCGCACCGCGGAGGGCGTGCGGCAGCTGCGTGCGCGGCGCGAGGTGGTCGTCAGCTGCGGCGCGATCGACAGCCCCGCGCTGCTCATGCGGTCGGGGATCGGCCCGCGCGCCGTGCTGGCGGCCGCGGGCGTCGACGCGCTCGTCGACCTTCCCGGCGTCGGCGAGAACCTGCAGGACCACGCCGAGGGCCTCCTCGTCTGGGAGGCGCGTTCCGAGCGCTCCGCGATCAGCGCCACAGGCTGGGACGCCGGCTACGTCGTGACGGTCGACGACGACGCGTCCGTCCCCGACGTCTCCACGCACATCCCGCTGGAGACCTGGGGCGTGCACGCCGAGCGCGAGGGCACGGCGCTGCCCGCGAACACCGTGTCGCTCGTGCCCAACGTCGCCAAGCCCCGCAGCCGCGGTCGCGTGTGGATCACTTCGCCCTCGGCCGACGACGCCCCCTCGATCGACTACCGCTCCTTCACCGATCCCGACGGCCGCGACGAGCGGATGCTCGTGGCCGGTGCGCGCCTGGCGCGCAGGGTCGCCCAGCGGGAGCCGTTCGCCTCCCATCTCGTGCGCGAGGTGTTCCCGGGGCCCGAGGCGCAGAGCGACGAGGAGCTGTCGGCGGCACTGCGCGCCACCCATCAGACCGTCTACCACGTGTCGTGCACCTGCCGGATGGGCGCGGACGACGACCCGGCGGCCGTGCTCGACGCCCGGCTGCGCGTGCGAGGAGTCGACGGGCTGCGCGTCGTGGACGCGTCCTCGTTCCCCACGCTCTCGGCGCTCAACCCCGTCGGCCTCATCATGTCCGTCGCCGAGCGCGCCGTCGACCTCATCCGCGAGGACGCCGCGGAGGCCGCCCGATGA
- a CDS encoding GMC family oxidoreductase: MTSPEFDVLIVGGGLMGAGLARAVRDADPDARIAIVEAGPAIGGTRGQHLHEIDDPELWRRYNRGLRAGTQAHYVGAAAASDPGSTAAHAEPGVYRLGSFGEDADELPGAAIAWNSGGMGAHWTAATPTPYGAEVFAFGGRDEWDADLARARELLQVHPDPYGQDPAAEPVIARLRELFDPVSAPGRGVQAMPMAVQPVGDAGPHGPLRRTSPRVIFPPIADGSDPAFTMLSDSLCLGLVMDGSTATGARVRHLPTGGEREVTAARVAVCADAMRTPQLLFASGIRPPALGRRLNEHVFVSGRVLVDAAEVPLDLAALRPTLAGEWHVASHWLPHSGARQPFQGQIMSALVLDEDLRTPLGYFVQLSWYVPTETREENRVEFSETETDVAGLPRMRVRFSYSDADRRMIAEARAAQRRAGEALGDFVPGRDSEVLAPGSSLHYTGTVRMGLDPETSVCDPDGRVWGTDNVYVAGNGVIPTPMTANTTLTGMVTVVRAARAVASAAEASDGLPARGRAAGPGGTSP; the protein is encoded by the coding sequence ATGACCTCCCCCGAGTTCGACGTGCTCATCGTCGGCGGAGGCCTGATGGGCGCCGGTCTCGCACGAGCCGTGCGCGACGCCGATCCCGACGCGCGCATCGCGATCGTCGAGGCCGGACCCGCGATCGGCGGGACCCGAGGGCAGCACCTGCACGAGATCGACGACCCCGAGCTGTGGCGCCGCTACAACCGCGGCCTTCGGGCGGGCACGCAGGCGCACTACGTCGGCGCGGCCGCGGCATCCGATCCCGGCTCGACCGCGGCCCACGCGGAGCCGGGCGTCTACCGCCTCGGCTCCTTCGGCGAGGACGCCGACGAGCTCCCCGGAGCCGCGATCGCGTGGAACTCCGGCGGCATGGGAGCCCACTGGACCGCCGCCACCCCGACGCCGTACGGCGCCGAGGTGTTCGCCTTCGGCGGCCGGGACGAGTGGGACGCCGATCTGGCGCGCGCCCGGGAGCTGCTGCAGGTGCATCCCGACCCCTACGGGCAGGATCCGGCCGCAGAGCCCGTGATCGCCCGCCTGCGCGAGCTGTTCGATCCGGTCAGCGCCCCCGGCCGCGGCGTGCAGGCCATGCCGATGGCCGTGCAGCCGGTGGGCGACGCCGGACCGCACGGGCCGCTGCGCCGCACGAGTCCCCGCGTGATCTTCCCGCCGATCGCCGACGGCTCCGACCCGGCGTTCACGATGCTCTCCGACTCGCTGTGCCTCGGTCTCGTCATGGACGGCTCGACGGCGACGGGCGCGCGCGTCCGGCACCTGCCGACCGGCGGGGAGCGGGAGGTCACGGCCGCGCGGGTCGCCGTGTGCGCCGACGCGATGCGCACGCCCCAGCTGCTGTTCGCCTCGGGCATCCGGCCGCCCGCCCTCGGCCGGCGTCTCAACGAGCACGTCTTCGTCTCCGGGCGCGTGCTCGTGGACGCCGCCGAGGTGCCGCTCGACCTGGCCGCGCTGCGCCCGACGCTCGCGGGCGAGTGGCACGTGGCGTCCCACTGGCTGCCGCACAGCGGAGCGCGTCAGCCCTTCCAGGGGCAGATCATGAGCGCGCTCGTGCTCGACGAGGACCTGCGCACGCCGCTCGGCTACTTCGTCCAGCTGTCCTGGTACGTCCCGACGGAGACGCGGGAGGAGAACCGGGTGGAGTTCTCGGAGACGGAGACGGACGTCGCCGGGCTGCCGCGCATGCGCGTGCGCTTCTCGTACTCCGACGCCGACCGGCGGATGATCGCCGAGGCCCGGGCGGCGCAGCGCCGGGCGGGGGAGGCGCTCGGAGACTTCGTCCCGGGGCGCGACTCGGAGGTGCTGGCACCGGGCTCGTCGCTGCACTACACGGGCACGGTGCGGATGGGCCTCGACCCGGAGACGAGCGTGTGCGACCCGGACGGCCGCGTCTGGGGCACCGACAACGTGTACGTCGCCGGCAACGGCGTCATCCCCACGCCGATGACCGCCAACACGACGCTCACGGGGATGGTCACGGTCGTCCGGGCGGCGCGGGCCGTGGCGAGCGCGGCGGAGGCCTCCGACGGGCTCCCCGCGCGGGGGCGCGCCGCCGGTCCGGGCGGCACGAGTCCTTGA
- a CDS encoding NAD-dependent formate dehydrogenase, with amino-acid sequence MATVLCVLYPDPTDGHPPTYARDSIPEIARYPGGETTPSPRGIDFVPGQLVGSVSGGLGLRPYLEKAGHRFVVTSDKEGPDSEFERLLPEADVVISQPFWPAYLDADRLAKARRLRLAVTAGVGSDHVDLGAAIERGITVAEVTYSNSLSVAEHAVMQILALVRDYLPAHDIVRAGGWNIADAVKRSYDIEGMEVGVVAAGRIGRAVLERLKPFGVRLAYFDKHRLPADVEKELGTTYHDDVRALTAAVDVLSIHAPLQPETYRLFDDELIGTMRRGSYIVNTARAAIVDRDAVVRALESGRLAGYAGDVWYPQPPPADHPWRSMPHEAMTPHMSGSSLSAQARYAAGTREILEAFFDGTPIREEYLIAAGGALVGAGAHAYTAAAGQASPGSTGR; translated from the coding sequence ATGGCGACCGTGCTGTGCGTCCTGTACCCCGATCCGACCGACGGTCATCCGCCGACCTACGCAAGGGACTCGATCCCGGAGATCGCCCGCTATCCGGGCGGGGAGACGACGCCGAGCCCGCGCGGGATCGACTTCGTGCCCGGACAGCTGGTCGGCAGCGTCTCCGGCGGCCTCGGGCTCCGTCCGTACCTCGAGAAGGCGGGGCACCGGTTCGTCGTGACCAGCGACAAGGAGGGCCCCGACAGCGAGTTCGAGCGGCTCCTCCCCGAGGCCGACGTGGTGATCTCGCAGCCGTTCTGGCCCGCGTACCTGGACGCCGATCGCCTCGCGAAGGCACGACGTCTCCGGCTCGCCGTCACGGCGGGCGTCGGATCGGACCACGTCGATCTCGGAGCCGCCATCGAGCGGGGGATCACCGTCGCCGAGGTCACGTACTCGAACTCTCTCAGCGTCGCCGAGCACGCGGTGATGCAGATCCTCGCGCTGGTCCGCGACTACCTGCCGGCGCACGACATCGTCCGGGCGGGCGGATGGAACATCGCCGACGCCGTGAAGCGCAGCTACGACATCGAGGGCATGGAGGTCGGGGTCGTGGCCGCCGGGCGCATCGGACGGGCGGTGCTCGAGCGCCTGAAGCCGTTCGGGGTGCGCCTGGCCTACTTCGACAAGCACCGGCTCCCGGCCGATGTGGAGAAGGAGCTCGGCACGACCTACCACGACGACGTCAGAGCGCTCACCGCCGCCGTCGACGTGCTGTCGATCCATGCTCCGCTGCAGCCGGAGACCTACCGCCTGTTCGACGACGAGCTGATCGGGACGATGCGGCGTGGGTCGTACATCGTGAACACGGCCCGGGCGGCGATCGTCGACCGGGACGCCGTCGTGCGCGCACTGGAGTCGGGAAGGCTCGCGGGCTACGCCGGCGACGTGTGGTACCCGCAGCCGCCGCCGGCCGACCATCCGTGGCGGTCGATGCCGCACGAGGCGATGACGCCGCACATGTCGGGTTCGTCGCTGTCCGCCCAGGCCCGGTACGCGGCGGGGACGCGCGAGATCCTCGAGGCGTTCTTCGACGGCACGCCGATCCGCGAGGAGTACCTCATCGCCGCGGGCGGCGCTCTCGTCGGTGCCGGCGCGCACGCGTACACCGCGGCCGCCGGCCAGGCGAGCCCCGGAAGCACGGGGCGCTGA
- the fdhA gene encoding formaldehyde dehydrogenase, glutathione-independent has product MTTNRAVAYKGPGKVEVVDTPYPEFELKDGPGVNPANIGRKVPHGAILRTVSTNICGSDQHMVRGRTTAPAGLVLGHEITGEVIEVGPDVEFVQVGDIVSVPFNIACGRCRNCKEGKTGICLNVNPDRPGSAYGYVDMGGWVGGQAEYVLVPYADWNLLRFPDRDQALEKILDLTMLSDIFPTGFHGAVTAGVGPGSTVYIAGAGPVGLAAAVGAQLLGAAVVIVADLNEDRLAQARSFGAETVNVAEGDPRDQIEQLLGVPEVDSAVDAVGFEARGHGAEAAHEAPATVLNSLFDVTAAGGAVGIPGLYVTGDPGGVDDAAKVGSLSLRLGLGWAKSLSFTTGQCPVMRYNRQLMQAILHDRVQIAKAVNATPISLDDAPQGYADFDQGAARKFVLDPNGYIADAA; this is encoded by the coding sequence ATGACAACCAACCGAGCGGTCGCGTACAAGGGACCCGGAAAGGTCGAGGTCGTCGATACCCCGTACCCGGAGTTCGAGCTCAAGGACGGTCCGGGAGTGAATCCCGCCAACATCGGGCGCAAGGTGCCGCATGGCGCGATCCTGCGCACCGTCAGCACGAACATCTGCGGCTCCGACCAGCACATGGTGCGTGGGCGCACGACGGCTCCCGCGGGGCTCGTGCTCGGCCACGAGATCACCGGCGAGGTGATCGAGGTCGGACCGGACGTCGAGTTCGTCCAGGTCGGGGACATCGTCTCGGTGCCGTTCAACATCGCCTGCGGCCGCTGCCGCAACTGCAAGGAGGGCAAGACCGGCATCTGTCTGAACGTCAACCCCGACCGCCCCGGCAGCGCATACGGCTACGTCGACATGGGCGGATGGGTCGGCGGTCAGGCGGAGTACGTGCTCGTCCCGTACGCGGACTGGAACCTGCTGAGATTCCCCGACCGCGACCAGGCGCTCGAGAAGATCCTCGACCTGACGATGCTGTCGGACATCTTCCCCACGGGCTTCCACGGCGCCGTCACCGCGGGCGTGGGCCCGGGATCGACCGTCTACATCGCCGGAGCCGGGCCGGTGGGCCTCGCCGCCGCCGTCGGCGCCCAGCTGCTGGGAGCCGCCGTCGTCATCGTGGCCGACCTCAACGAGGACCGCCTGGCTCAGGCGCGCTCGTTCGGCGCCGAGACGGTGAACGTCGCCGAGGGCGACCCCCGCGACCAGATCGAGCAGCTCCTGGGCGTCCCCGAGGTCGACTCCGCCGTCGACGCGGTGGGCTTCGAAGCGCGCGGGCACGGAGCCGAAGCCGCGCACGAGGCCCCGGCGACGGTGCTCAACTCGCTGTTCGACGTGACCGCGGCCGGCGGCGCGGTCGGCATCCCCGGTCTCTACGTGACGGGAGACCCGGGCGGCGTCGACGACGCGGCCAAGGTCGGATCGCTGTCGCTGCGGCTCGGTCTCGGCTGGGCGAAGTCGCTGTCCTTCACGACCGGGCAGTGCCCCGTCATGAGGTACAACCGGCAGCTGATGCAGGCGATCCTCCACGACAGGGTCCAGATCGCGAAGGCCGTGAACGCGACGCCGATCTCCCTCGACGACGCGCCGCAGGGGTACGCGGACTTCGACCAGGGCGCGGCGCGGAAGTTCGTGCTCGACCCGAACGGCTACATCGCGGACGCGGCATGA
- a CDS encoding LysR family transcriptional regulator: protein MSINPSRLPFLLAIARHGGVLAAAEALHVTPSAVSQQLARLEDEVGRPLVERTPRGTTMTGAGRELVELAENVEREVNEAEQRLVAGDADPRGRVRIGGFQSFFCAVLVPALPRWRNELFHVEVDLREGTRAQLLRSLRAAELDVVVVEYDASEPVPALGSGVHEVPLMDDPWKLVVPAGTVAAGEVVELERLRAPWLGVESSAATLDAVRRVRTSLRGSTSAHTYGEYATALALVAAGEGVTLLPSLALQGPLPDGVDVVDVPGLGARRLAVRHRSNRREPGPAVRAAVGFLRDVSAAFQASQGS, encoded by the coding sequence GTGAGCATCAACCCGTCCCGCCTCCCGTTCCTCCTCGCGATCGCCCGCCACGGCGGCGTCCTCGCCGCGGCGGAGGCGCTGCACGTCACGCCGTCCGCGGTGTCGCAGCAGCTGGCCCGCCTGGAGGACGAGGTGGGCCGCCCCCTCGTCGAGCGCACGCCGCGCGGGACGACGATGACCGGCGCCGGGCGCGAGCTCGTGGAGCTCGCCGAGAACGTCGAGCGCGAGGTCAACGAGGCGGAGCAGCGCCTCGTCGCGGGCGACGCCGATCCGCGAGGACGCGTCCGGATCGGCGGGTTCCAGTCGTTCTTCTGCGCGGTTCTGGTGCCGGCCCTGCCGCGGTGGCGGAACGAGCTCTTCCACGTCGAGGTCGATCTGCGCGAGGGGACGCGAGCCCAGCTGCTGCGGAGCCTGCGCGCGGCGGAGCTCGACGTCGTCGTCGTCGAGTACGACGCCTCCGAGCCGGTCCCCGCGCTGGGGTCGGGCGTGCACGAGGTCCCGCTGATGGACGACCCGTGGAAGCTCGTCGTCCCGGCCGGGACGGTCGCCGCCGGCGAGGTCGTCGAGCTGGAGCGGCTGCGCGCGCCGTGGCTCGGCGTCGAGTCGTCGGCCGCGACGCTCGATGCCGTGCGTCGCGTGCGGACGTCGTTGCGGGGCTCGACCTCGGCGCACACATACGGGGAGTACGCCACGGCGCTCGCCCTCGTCGCGGCGGGGGAGGGGGTGACGCTCCTCCCGAGCCTCGCGCTGCAGGGCCCGCTCCCGGACGGCGTGGACGTCGTCGACGTCCCCGGGCTGGGGGCGCGCCGCCTCGCCGTGCGGCATCGCTCGAACCGTCGGGAGCCGGGCCCCGCCGTGCGGGCCGCCGTCGGATTCCTGCGCGACGTCTCCGCGGCGTTCCAGGCGTCCCAGGGGAGCTGA
- a CDS encoding ABC transporter substrate-binding protein gives MNLPIDRRRFLAGALVGASTLALAACGAPPLSVPEQAARGAARRGATMRIARPAASAAETLDPASSLSAYEYLGALYNRLVRLSPAGETVPDLATDWSSNASATIWDFRLRDGVRFHDGRLLTSRDVRYTFDHILDPDTASPQAGPLSLVSAIDAVDATRVRFRLGTPNAEFPSLLTAYQCYIVPEDSAPEIGRTGVGTGPFVLESFTPAGSGVVRANDDYFDGRANLDRIEFFSIQDASARVNALLSRQVDLLSQTNLDNPTARVVSAAAGTTIARVADAQWYTIPMLATSDEFADPLMRQAMKLAYDPEAILATALQGTGTGGWDNPVPSGVVGRLEYEREHDPEKARAILRRIGREDPVFTIHTSAYEPNLTAIATAYADQVAQAGITLNIANASADSYYTEIWMNRPLMVSYWFTGRPMDQLLNQIFRSGSSYNESAWSNPRFDRLLDEARADTNEASRRQKYEDAQRLVIDDGAAMTPVFGDRLVGLSDEVVGYDEHGFEFDYLGLGLKA, from the coding sequence GTGAACCTGCCGATCGACCGCCGCCGCTTCCTCGCGGGAGCGCTCGTCGGCGCGTCCACGCTGGCGCTCGCCGCATGCGGCGCCCCGCCCCTGAGCGTGCCCGAGCAGGCGGCGAGGGGCGCAGCACGGCGCGGAGCGACCATGCGCATCGCCCGCCCCGCCGCGAGCGCCGCGGAGACGCTGGACCCGGCGAGCTCGCTGTCGGCTTACGAGTACCTCGGCGCGCTCTACAACCGGCTGGTGCGCCTGAGCCCCGCAGGCGAGACCGTGCCCGACCTCGCGACGGACTGGTCGTCCAACGCCAGCGCCACGATCTGGGACTTCCGGCTCCGCGACGGCGTCCGGTTCCACGACGGGCGCCTGCTGACCTCCCGCGACGTCCGCTACACGTTCGATCACATCCTCGACCCCGACACCGCATCGCCCCAGGCGGGGCCTCTCTCGCTCGTCTCGGCGATCGACGCCGTCGACGCGACGCGCGTGCGGTTCCGGCTCGGCACGCCGAACGCCGAGTTCCCCTCGCTCCTGACCGCGTACCAGTGCTACATCGTCCCCGAGGACTCCGCGCCCGAGATCGGGCGGACGGGCGTCGGAACGGGACCCTTCGTCCTCGAGAGCTTCACGCCGGCGGGAAGCGGCGTCGTGCGCGCGAACGACGACTACTTCGACGGTCGCGCGAACCTGGACCGCATCGAGTTCTTCTCGATCCAGGACGCCTCGGCACGCGTCAACGCGCTGCTCTCGCGCCAGGTCGATCTGCTGTCGCAGACCAACCTCGACAACCCGACGGCGCGCGTCGTGTCCGCCGCAGCGGGGACGACCATCGCCCGCGTCGCCGACGCGCAGTGGTACACGATCCCCATGCTCGCGACGAGCGACGAGTTCGCCGATCCGCTCATGCGCCAGGCGATGAAGCTCGCCTACGACCCCGAGGCGATCCTCGCGACCGCGCTCCAGGGGACGGGCACCGGCGGATGGGACAACCCCGTGCCGAGCGGCGTCGTGGGGCGGCTGGAGTACGAGCGGGAGCACGACCCCGAGAAGGCCCGCGCCATCCTGCGCAGGATCGGGCGGGAGGACCCCGTCTTCACGATCCACACGTCGGCCTACGAGCCGAACCTCACCGCGATCGCGACGGCGTACGCCGACCAGGTCGCACAGGCGGGCATCACGCTGAACATCGCGAACGCGTCGGCGGACTCCTACTACACCGAGATCTGGATGAACCGGCCGCTCATGGTGAGCTACTGGTTCACGGGGCGCCCGATGGACCAGCTGCTCAACCAGATCTTCCGCTCCGGCTCGAGCTACAACGAGTCGGCGTGGTCGAACCCGCGGTTCGACCGGCTGCTCGACGAGGCGCGCGCCGACACGAACGAGGCGTCGCGGCGGCAGAAGTACGAGGACGCGCAGCGCCTCGTCATCGACGACGGCGCCGCGATGACCCCGGTCTTCGGCGACCGGCTCGTGGGCCTGTCGGACGAGGTCGTGGGCTACGACGAGCACGGGTTCGAGTTCGACTACCTCGGCCTCGGGCTGAAGGCGTGA